A single genomic interval of Leishmania panamensis strain MHOM/PA/94/PSC-1 chromosome 25 sequence harbors:
- a CDS encoding hypothetical protein (TriTrypDB/GeneDB-style sysID: LpmP.25.1670) — protein MSSEVSIQLTPYPAAFIIEHAKRKKYAAGYILGTVRAEEIVITDFIPHTHKDTEVPNTKTHRAELTRRRAAKRRHTTQDLIGWYSAGQPGADLTEEDYQLWCNSPSVIFQGRHCLHLHCEMPHEDAATPKVTWTASVVFEDPADRTLKHINHKVTLAPMNNLASDVMLSHITSLSLYNGGHPFARSKLQNLDEVAYVASIDHKSSTDAVDEVQRRLVRAVEAAQEVVTGGSGGGKEAHEMMTAVENFRAIRDEALKRQRDQTGRMDFNSQQFKDALMIKCAATILRREIDQIEHLATVYGDDAARRNNATGGENSEKQQ, from the coding sequence ATGTCTTCGGAGGTTTCGATTCAGCTGACGCCGTACCCGGCGGCGTTCATCATTGAGCACGCCAAGCGCAAGAAGTACGCGGCGGGCTACATCCTTGGCACGGTCCGAGCAGAGGAAATCGTAATCACAGACTTCattccacacacacacaaggatACGGAGGTTCCGAACACAAAGACCCACCGCGCGGAGCTGACGCGCCGGCGCGCGGCCAAGCGCCGCCATACGACGCAGGACCTCATAGGCTGGTACTCGGCAGGGCAACCTGGTGCGGACCTGACCGAGGAGGACTATCAGCTGTGGTGCAATTCACCGTCTGTCATTTTTCAGGGCCGACACTGCCTTCACCTGCACTGCGAGATGCCCCACGAGgatgcagcgacgccgaAGGTGACGTGGACAGCCTCTGTCGTCTTCGAGGACCCTGCGGATCGAACGCTGAAGCACATCAACCACAAGGTCACCCTCGCCCCCATGAACAACCTTGCCTCGGATGTGATGCTGAGCCACAtcacctccctttccctttacAACGGCGGCCACCCTTTCGCTCGTAGCAAACTGCAGAACCTGGACGAGGTAGCGTACGTGGCCTCCATCGACCACAAGTCCTCCACAGATGCTGTGGATGAAGTGCAGCGCCGGCTGGTGcgcgcggtggaggcggcgcaggaggttGTGACGggtggcagcggaggtggcaaGGAGGCGCATGAGATGATGACCGCCGTCGAGAACTTCCGCGCAATTCGCGATGAGGCACTGAAGCGTCAGCGTGACCAGACTGGTCGCATGGACTTCAACTCTCAGCAGTTCAAGGACGCCCTCATGATCAAGTGCGCCGCAACGATCCTACGCCGGGAGATTGACCAGATCGAGCATCTCGCCACCGTGtacggcgacgacgccgcccgCCGCAACAACGCCACTGGCGG